The following are encoded in a window of Halosolutus halophilus genomic DNA:
- the leuS gene encoding leucine--tRNA ligase — MNYDPQELEAEWRDRWAESGQYEADPDQRADATFVTVPYPYPSGGMHIGHARTYTVPDVYARYRRQQGDNVLFPIAWHVTGTPIIGAVERLKKGEEDQLSVLRDTYNVPEDTLADLETPMGFARHFIEEHYKQGMKQLGLSIDWRREFTTNDERYSKFITWQYETLKERGLLEKGLHPVNYCTNEEQPVTTHDLLEGEDAEYQEYTLIKFTDDDGTVYPMATLRPETVRGVTNAYVDPEAEYARAIVDGEGWIVSAEATEKFDLQARDVEVEETFAGADLVGKRVTNPVTDEEILVTPAEFVDTDSATGVVMSVPAHSPDDWVALQDAKDRADELTGYGIDPEAVRAIEPRAILTIEGYGEFPAKEAVEEHGVESQHDPALEEATQQLYNREFHQGELVDEYGEFAGAVIEDVRDDLNAHYQQQGAFDAMYDFAEEVICRCGGDVEVSEQETWFLRYNDDDWREKARRAVANLDAIPENTREQYEHTIGWLEEWPCIRNYGLGTRLPWDDDFVIEPLSDSTIYMAYYTFAHRLEDVPPEEMDREFFDTLFYGEGAVDEPNERALDLREEWDYWYPVDYRCSANDLISNHLTFFLYHHAELFGEEKWPQGITSLGMGLLEGQKMSSSKGHVVLPDEAIEEYGADTVRFFLLNSSEPWQDFDWRAEEVGSTRDQLERLWNRAIETIEAPAGERDLERPDRWLLAKLQETVRDVTESMERFETRSASQTAFYRFEEHLKWYRRRADLDRPGARWTLRTVLETRLRLLAPFVPFLANELHERLTGEPAEDVPWPEPVPGFDDPTVVAEEDLIEDVLEDVRDIVEVTDTDPETIRLYVAADWKRDVLDTVIDVGPNQGQVMGEVMGDDDLREKGDAVNRLVGDLVSFVRERDDETVETLAAIDERSVYEEATDFLAREFDADVEIYAEDGAPVDPDDKAGQAQPLRPAIHLE; from the coding sequence ATGAACTACGACCCGCAGGAACTCGAGGCCGAGTGGCGCGATCGCTGGGCCGAGTCGGGTCAGTACGAAGCTGATCCCGACCAGCGAGCGGACGCGACGTTCGTGACGGTGCCGTACCCGTATCCGAGCGGCGGCATGCACATCGGACACGCCCGCACGTACACCGTCCCGGACGTGTACGCCCGGTACCGCCGCCAACAGGGCGACAACGTCCTCTTCCCGATCGCCTGGCACGTCACCGGCACGCCGATCATCGGCGCCGTCGAACGGCTCAAGAAAGGCGAGGAGGACCAGCTGTCGGTCCTGCGGGACACCTACAACGTCCCGGAAGACACCCTCGCGGACCTCGAGACCCCGATGGGCTTCGCCCGGCATTTCATCGAAGAACACTACAAGCAGGGGATGAAGCAACTCGGGCTGTCGATCGACTGGCGCCGCGAGTTCACCACGAACGACGAGCGTTACTCGAAGTTCATCACCTGGCAGTACGAGACGCTCAAAGAGCGCGGACTGCTCGAGAAGGGGCTGCACCCGGTCAACTACTGTACGAACGAAGAGCAACCGGTCACGACCCACGACCTGCTCGAGGGGGAGGACGCCGAGTATCAGGAGTACACCCTGATCAAGTTCACCGACGACGACGGGACGGTCTATCCGATGGCGACGCTCCGACCGGAAACCGTTCGCGGGGTGACGAACGCGTACGTCGATCCCGAGGCCGAGTACGCCCGGGCGATCGTCGACGGCGAGGGGTGGATCGTGTCCGCGGAGGCGACGGAGAAGTTCGACTTGCAGGCCCGCGACGTCGAGGTCGAGGAGACGTTCGCTGGAGCCGATCTGGTCGGGAAACGCGTCACCAACCCAGTTACGGACGAAGAGATCCTCGTCACTCCCGCCGAGTTCGTCGACACCGACAGCGCGACCGGCGTCGTGATGTCCGTTCCCGCTCACTCGCCGGACGACTGGGTCGCCCTCCAGGACGCCAAGGATCGCGCCGACGAGTTGACCGGGTACGGTATCGATCCGGAGGCCGTGCGCGCGATCGAACCGCGGGCGATCCTGACGATCGAGGGGTACGGCGAGTTCCCCGCGAAAGAGGCCGTCGAGGAACACGGCGTCGAATCGCAGCACGATCCGGCCCTCGAGGAGGCCACGCAACAGCTCTACAACCGGGAGTTCCACCAGGGCGAACTCGTCGACGAGTACGGCGAGTTCGCCGGGGCGGTGATCGAGGACGTCCGCGACGACCTCAACGCGCACTACCAGCAACAGGGGGCCTTCGATGCGATGTACGACTTCGCCGAGGAGGTCATCTGTCGCTGCGGCGGCGACGTCGAGGTCTCCGAACAGGAGACGTGGTTCCTGCGGTACAACGACGACGACTGGCGGGAGAAAGCTCGCCGAGCCGTGGCCAACCTGGACGCGATCCCGGAGAACACCCGCGAGCAGTACGAGCACACGATCGGCTGGCTCGAGGAGTGGCCCTGTATCCGAAACTACGGACTCGGAACGCGGCTCCCGTGGGACGACGACTTCGTCATCGAGCCGCTGTCGGACTCGACGATCTACATGGCGTACTACACGTTCGCCCACCGGCTCGAGGACGTTCCGCCGGAGGAGATGGACCGCGAGTTCTTCGACACGCTGTTCTACGGCGAAGGCGCGGTCGACGAGCCGAACGAACGCGCCCTCGACCTCCGCGAGGAGTGGGACTACTGGTACCCGGTCGATTACCGGTGTTCCGCGAACGACCTGATCTCGAATCACCTCACGTTCTTCCTCTATCACCACGCGGAGCTGTTCGGGGAGGAGAAGTGGCCACAGGGAATCACGAGCCTGGGGATGGGGCTGCTCGAGGGCCAGAAGATGAGTTCCTCGAAGGGCCACGTCGTCCTCCCCGACGAGGCCATCGAGGAATACGGGGCCGACACCGTCCGGTTCTTCCTGCTGAATAGCTCCGAGCCGTGGCAAGACTTCGACTGGCGGGCCGAGGAGGTCGGCTCGACGCGGGACCAGCTCGAGCGGTTATGGAACCGCGCGATCGAGACGATCGAGGCGCCGGCGGGTGAGCGCGACCTCGAGCGCCCCGATCGGTGGCTGCTCGCCAAGCTCCAGGAGACGGTCCGCGACGTGACGGAATCGATGGAGCGGTTCGAGACGCGATCGGCCAGCCAGACCGCCTTCTACCGGTTCGAGGAACACCTCAAGTGGTACCGTCGCCGGGCCGACCTCGATCGTCCCGGGGCGCGCTGGACGCTGCGGACCGTCCTCGAGACGCGGCTGCGCCTGCTCGCGCCGTTCGTTCCGTTCCTGGCGAACGAACTCCACGAACGACTGACCGGCGAGCCCGCGGAGGACGTCCCGTGGCCGGAGCCGGTACCGGGGTTCGACGATCCGACCGTCGTCGCCGAAGAGGACCTGATCGAAGACGTCCTCGAGGACGTCCGCGATATCGTCGAGGTGACCGACACCGATCCCGAGACGATCCGGCTCTACGTCGCCGCCGACTGGAAGCGGGACGTCCTCGACACCGTAATCGACGTCGGTCCGAACCAGGGGCAGGTTATGGGCGAAGTGATGGGAGACGACGACCTGCGCGAGAAGGGCGACGCCGTCAACCGCCTCGTCGGCGACCTCGTCTCGTTCGTCCGCGAGCGCGACGACGAGACCGTAGAGACGCTGGCCGCGATCGACGAGCGAAGCGTCTACGAGGAAGCGACCGACTTCCTCGCCCGCGAGTTCGACGCGGACGTCGAGATTTACGCCGAGGACGGCGCTCCCGTCGACCCCGACGACAAGGCGGGGCAGGCCCAGCCGTTGCGGCCGGCGATCCACCTCGAGTAG
- a CDS encoding DUF7522 family protein: MTPASFTTDIADDLADNLVSTSRTSLGDTLRSVVYFTPSEFDVLYVRQDLYDSTTDSRDVKSQLVDFELVGFAEAPVRSALSIADGDRGIGTYEFTVRFHDDGFVVRKLVGNAGVLLTTDSMDVNAFEDAAHAIERLLSGR; encoded by the coding sequence ATGACTCCTGCATCGTTCACCACCGATATCGCCGACGACCTGGCTGACAACCTCGTCAGCACGTCCCGGACGAGTCTCGGCGATACGCTCCGATCGGTCGTCTACTTCACCCCGTCGGAGTTCGACGTCCTGTACGTCCGCCAGGACCTCTACGACTCGACCACGGACAGCCGCGACGTCAAATCACAGCTCGTCGATTTCGAACTGGTCGGCTTCGCGGAAGCGCCGGTTCGCTCGGCGCTCTCGATCGCGGACGGCGACAGGGGCATCGGCACGTACGAGTTCACCGTCCGGTTCCACGACGACGGCTTCGTGGTCAGAAAACTCGTCGGGAACGCCGGCGTCCTCCTCACGACCGACAGTATGGACGTCAACGCGTTCGAAGACGCTGCACACGCGATCGAACGGCTCCTTTCGGGACGATAA
- the pheA gene encoding prephenate dehydratase: protein MTVVTLGPEGTYSHRAASALADRDAIDFRQSVTAIVDAVASEEHDRGVIPIENSIEGSVTESLDALAEYDVAVVREIVTPIRHALLAQGPEFDTIASHSQALAQCRTYLEREYPDATLEAVASTAQGVEYAREDHSVAGIGHPANAENGTTLEVLAEDIQDQDSNATRFFALAPAEERSKGGGKTSLVVYPNANYPGLLLELLEPFADRDINLTRVESRPSGQRLGDYVFHIDIEAGLYEARTNEAIADIEAIAENGWVRKLGSYDTEHVVE from the coding sequence ATGACTGTAGTCACGCTTGGCCCCGAAGGGACCTACTCACACCGGGCGGCGAGTGCGCTCGCCGACCGGGACGCGATCGACTTCCGCCAGTCGGTGACCGCGATCGTCGACGCCGTCGCGAGCGAGGAACACGATCGGGGCGTGATCCCGATCGAAAACAGCATCGAGGGCAGCGTCACGGAAAGCCTGGACGCCCTCGCCGAGTACGACGTCGCCGTCGTCCGGGAGATTGTCACCCCGATTCGCCACGCCCTGCTCGCCCAGGGGCCCGAATTCGACACGATCGCGAGCCACTCCCAGGCGCTGGCCCAGTGTCGAACCTACCTCGAACGGGAGTACCCCGACGCCACGCTAGAAGCCGTCGCCAGTACCGCCCAGGGCGTCGAGTACGCCCGCGAGGACCACTCCGTGGCGGGGATCGGCCACCCGGCGAACGCGGAGAACGGAACCACCCTCGAGGTGCTGGCCGAGGACATCCAGGATCAGGACTCGAACGCGACCCGCTTCTTCGCGCTCGCACCCGCAGAGGAACGATCGAAGGGCGGCGGCAAGACCTCGCTGGTCGTCTATCCGAACGCGAACTACCCCGGACTCCTGCTCGAACTCCTCGAACCGTTCGCCGACCGGGACATCAACCTGACCCGCGTCGAATCGCGACCCAGCGGCCAGCGACTGGGCGATTACGTGTTCCACATCGACATCGAAGCGGGGCTGTACGAGGCCCGGACGAACGAGGCGATCGCGGACATCGAAGCGATCGCCGAAAACGGCTGGGTGCGGAAACTCGGTTCCTACGATACGGAACACGTCGTCGAATAA
- a CDS encoding non-histone chromosomal MC1 family protein, which produces MVREDGKRNFALRESDGEESSVFSGNTPRQAALKAARRLEPGSSESAAERVELRLREKGTDKVHIYDGWAWEETAPDDKPDWMPNEITEANVSKKGIEHLDE; this is translated from the coding sequence ATGGTACGTGAAGACGGTAAACGAAACTTTGCACTGCGCGAGTCGGACGGCGAAGAGTCGAGCGTCTTTTCCGGAAACACACCACGACAGGCCGCCCTCAAGGCGGCCCGGCGACTCGAACCCGGTTCCAGCGAATCGGCCGCCGAACGGGTCGAACTCCGGCTGCGGGAGAAGGGCACGGACAAGGTACACATCTACGACGGCTGGGCGTGGGAAGAAACCGCGCCCGACGACAAGCCAGACTGGATGCCAAACGAGATCACGGAGGCTAACGTCTCGAAGAAGGGGATCGAACACCTGGACGAGTAA
- a CDS encoding Hsp20/alpha crystallin family protein, whose translation MRGNPFDEIEEMLDRVSRQVEEGMTSGGLQVPGSVPVDVADTDEEYVVTADLPGYDTEDIDLTLSDGTLRLEANRTDEEEYAEGRYLRRERTHASASRRIRLPEPVEEDAVSAGYEDGVLTVRLPKVGGGEHSKAIDIE comes from the coding sequence ATGCGAGGAAATCCGTTCGACGAAATCGAAGAGATGCTCGACCGCGTCAGTCGACAGGTAGAGGAGGGAATGACCAGCGGCGGCCTCCAGGTCCCGGGCTCCGTCCCGGTCGATGTCGCCGACACCGACGAGGAGTACGTCGTGACGGCGGACCTGCCCGGCTACGATACCGAGGACATCGACCTGACGCTCTCGGACGGAACGCTACGGCTCGAGGCGAATCGAACCGACGAGGAAGAGTACGCGGAGGGACGATACCTCCGGCGCGAACGGACCCACGCGTCGGCGAGTCGACGGATCCGGCTCCCCGAACCGGTCGAGGAGGACGCGGTGTCGGCCGGCTACGAGGACGGGGTGCTGACGGTTCGACTGCCGAAGGTCGGCGGCGGCGAGCACTCGAAAGCGATCGACATCGAGTGA
- a CDS encoding peroxiredoxin has protein sequence MALEEGAATPPVTAPNQDGEVIELAFEEPTVLYFYPKDDTPGCTIEANQFQRERETYRDAGVEVYGVSTDDVGSHQSFCESEGLEFDLLADPDGEIADAFDVELRDGRTARTTFVLADGEVKAVYEGVDPDGHARDVLMDALEDGLVTLPE, from the coding sequence ATGGCACTCGAGGAAGGCGCGGCGACACCGCCCGTGACGGCACCGAACCAGGACGGCGAGGTGATCGAACTGGCGTTCGAGGAGCCGACGGTGCTGTACTTCTACCCGAAGGACGACACGCCGGGCTGTACGATCGAGGCGAACCAGTTCCAGCGTGAACGCGAAACCTACCGCGACGCCGGCGTGGAGGTGTACGGCGTCTCGACGGACGACGTCGGCTCCCACCAGTCGTTCTGCGAGTCCGAGGGACTCGAGTTCGACCTGCTGGCCGATCCCGACGGCGAAATCGCCGACGCGTTCGACGTCGAACTGCGAGACGGGCGGACCGCGCGGACGACCTTCGTCCTCGCCGACGGCGAGGTCAAGGCGGTCTACGAGGGCGTCGATCCCGACGGACACGCACGCGACGTGCTCATGGACGCACTCGAGGACGGACTCGTCACCCTGCCGGAATAA
- a CDS encoding ornithine cyclodeaminase family protein: protein MNTLLLDSDDADEHARLDDVIGAVERAFGAYERGNAQMPAKSYIDLPQYNGDFRSMPAYLDTGEWDAAGLKWVNVHPDNPEDHGLPTVLGTMIYSDPETAFPLAIIDGTTLTMKRTGAAAAVATDYLAVDDATSLGIVGAGVQSYTQLEAISEVRPIEEVVVADKDEGRIQRFVDTYGDAFDVRAGSIAEAGHCDVLSTVTPVEEPIVGREDVGEYTHVNAIGADAEGKHELADDLLLDARVVIDDHEQCTHSGEVNVPYGEGVLTDDDIYGEIGQLVVGDLSGRDAETGVTVFDSTGLAIQDVAAARVAYENARESDAGYAFGMIDTDAR from the coding sequence ATGAACACGCTTCTCCTGGACAGCGACGACGCCGACGAGCACGCACGACTCGACGATGTCATCGGCGCGGTCGAACGGGCCTTCGGGGCCTACGAACGCGGCAACGCACAGATGCCGGCCAAATCCTACATCGATCTCCCGCAGTACAACGGGGACTTCCGTTCGATGCCCGCCTACCTCGACACGGGCGAGTGGGACGCGGCCGGGCTGAAGTGGGTCAACGTCCACCCGGACAACCCCGAAGACCACGGCCTCCCGACGGTCCTCGGGACGATGATTTACTCCGATCCCGAAACGGCGTTCCCGCTCGCGATCATCGACGGAACGACGCTCACGATGAAACGGACCGGTGCCGCGGCCGCCGTCGCCACGGACTACCTCGCCGTCGACGACGCCACGAGCCTCGGCATCGTCGGCGCTGGCGTCCAGTCGTACACCCAGCTCGAGGCGATCAGCGAGGTCCGTCCGATCGAGGAGGTCGTCGTCGCGGACAAAGACGAGGGCCGGATCCAGCGGTTCGTCGACACCTACGGGGACGCGTTCGACGTTCGCGCCGGCTCCATCGCCGAGGCGGGCCACTGCGACGTGCTCTCGACGGTGACGCCCGTCGAGGAGCCGATCGTCGGGCGCGAGGACGTCGGCGAGTACACGCACGTCAACGCGATCGGGGCCGACGCCGAGGGGAAGCACGAACTCGCGGACGACCTCCTGCTCGACGCGAGAGTCGTCATCGACGACCACGAGCAGTGTACCCACTCGGGCGAGGTCAACGTCCCCTACGGCGAGGGCGTGCTGACCGACGACGACATCTACGGCGAAATCGGCCAGCTGGTCGTGGGGGACCTGTCGGGCCGCGACGCCGAAACGGGCGTCACGGTCTTCGATTCGACGGGGCTCGCGATCCAGGACGTTGCCGCCGCCCGGGTGGCATACGAGAACGCCCGCGAGAGCGACGCCGGATACGCGTTCGGGATGATCGATACCGACGCACGGTAG
- the leuS gene encoding leucine--tRNA ligase — translation MSDAGYDHAAVERRWQEAWDEANVYRTPDDVDDPTYVLGMYPYPSGKLHMGHVRNYTITDAYARYRRMRGDEVLHPMGWDAFGLPAENAAKERDTNPRDWTFDCIETMREQMDAMGFGYDWEREITTCKPEYYRWNQWLFSRFQDEGLVERRDAEVNWCPECETVLADEQVEGEGELCWRCETPVEQRELEQWFLKITEYADELLEAIDDLEGWPNSVRQMQRNWIGRQYGTELEFRIEGYGSVQAFTTRVDTIYGATFFALAPDHPISEELAAQDEEIRHFIEHEADPEGDEPNGIETDLTATNPATGDELPVFVADFVLSDVGTGALMGVPGHDDRDHAFARKMGVDIEPVIAPEPDDWDGETIPDAPDVSEGAYTEDGVLVNSGDYSGFDSETARDRLTDAIESAEEATQYQLRDWGISRQRYWGTPIPVVHCDDCGPVTVPEEDLPVELPEFINTTGNPLDAAEEWKETTCPDCGGEATRETDTMDTFVDSSWYFLRYVSPDLEDAPFDRERANDWMPVDQYVGGIEHAVMHLLYSRFFTKVLADHEGLEHREPFTNLLAQGMVQLEGEKMSKSKGNVVSPQRIVEEYGADTARLFMMQAAQPERDFDWSEEGVRSTNAFLGRLKEMVEDYAADEPDGADDAVASYVASEIDATIAIATDEYDDLTFNKALRETQELARTLRQYAEHAEPHAETFERGLTAVVRLLAPVAPHVAEELSETLGHDEFVVDAAWPTAQVDRDRVEKRRRLVANTREDVRDIVEVAGIDDPKGIDVVVAPEWKYDALEIAIESDADNLIGELMGESHIREQGDAAADYGQGLQAEREALSMTLDPDEEHATLESAAWLLEREFDAPVRVVHADQVDDSVLKNAEPGRPAIEIED, via the coding sequence ATGAGCGACGCGGGATACGACCACGCGGCGGTCGAACGGCGCTGGCAGGAGGCGTGGGACGAGGCGAACGTCTACCGGACGCCCGACGACGTCGACGACCCGACGTACGTCCTCGGGATGTACCCGTACCCGTCGGGCAAACTCCACATGGGCCACGTCCGCAACTACACGATTACGGACGCCTACGCCCGCTACCGCCGGATGCGCGGCGACGAGGTGCTCCACCCGATGGGGTGGGACGCGTTCGGCCTTCCCGCGGAGAACGCGGCCAAAGAGCGCGACACGAACCCGCGAGACTGGACGTTCGACTGCATCGAAACGATGCGCGAGCAGATGGACGCGATGGGCTTTGGCTACGACTGGGAGCGCGAGATCACCACCTGCAAACCCGAGTACTACCGGTGGAACCAGTGGCTCTTCTCGCGGTTCCAGGACGAGGGGCTGGTCGAACGCCGCGACGCCGAGGTCAACTGGTGTCCCGAGTGTGAAACCGTCCTCGCCGACGAACAGGTCGAAGGCGAAGGCGAACTCTGCTGGCGCTGCGAGACGCCGGTCGAACAGCGCGAACTCGAACAGTGGTTCCTGAAGATCACCGAGTACGCGGACGAGTTGCTGGAGGCGATCGACGACCTCGAGGGGTGGCCGAACTCGGTGCGCCAGATGCAGCGCAACTGGATCGGCCGCCAGTACGGGACGGAACTCGAGTTCCGTATCGAAGGATACGGGTCGGTCCAGGCCTTCACCACCCGCGTCGACACCATCTACGGCGCGACGTTCTTCGCGCTCGCGCCCGATCACCCGATCAGCGAGGAACTCGCGGCACAGGACGAGGAGATCCGCCACTTCATCGAACACGAGGCCGATCCCGAGGGCGACGAACCGAACGGGATCGAGACGGATCTGACCGCCACGAATCCCGCGACGGGCGACGAACTCCCCGTCTTCGTCGCCGACTTCGTCCTCTCGGACGTCGGGACCGGCGCGCTGATGGGCGTTCCCGGTCACGACGATCGGGACCACGCCTTCGCACGGAAGATGGGCGTCGACATCGAGCCAGTCATCGCGCCGGAACCCGACGACTGGGACGGCGAGACGATCCCCGACGCACCTGACGTGAGCGAGGGGGCCTACACCGAGGACGGCGTGCTCGTCAACTCCGGCGACTATTCGGGCTTCGACAGCGAGACGGCCCGAGATCGTCTCACCGACGCGATCGAGAGCGCCGAGGAGGCCACGCAGTACCAGCTTCGCGACTGGGGGATCTCCCGCCAGCGCTACTGGGGGACCCCGATCCCGGTCGTTCACTGCGACGACTGCGGCCCCGTCACGGTCCCCGAAGAAGACCTGCCGGTCGAACTCCCCGAGTTCATCAACACTACCGGCAACCCGCTGGACGCCGCCGAGGAGTGGAAGGAGACCACGTGTCCCGACTGTGGCGGCGAGGCCACCCGCGAGACCGACACGATGGACACCTTCGTCGACTCCTCGTGGTACTTCCTGCGGTACGTCTCGCCCGACCTCGAGGACGCCCCGTTCGATCGCGAACGGGCGAACGACTGGATGCCGGTCGACCAGTACGTCGGCGGCATCGAACACGCCGTGATGCACCTGCTGTACTCCCGGTTCTTCACGAAGGTGCTGGCCGACCACGAGGGCCTCGAGCACCGCGAGCCGTTCACGAACCTGCTCGCACAGGGGATGGTCCAACTCGAGGGCGAGAAGATGTCCAAGTCGAAAGGAAACGTCGTCTCGCCCCAGCGGATCGTCGAGGAGTACGGTGCCGACACCGCCCGGCTGTTCATGATGCAGGCGGCCCAGCCCGAGCGCGACTTCGACTGGAGCGAGGAGGGCGTCCGATCGACGAACGCCTTCCTCGGCCGCCTGAAGGAGATGGTCGAGGACTACGCCGCCGACGAACCCGACGGCGCGGACGACGCCGTCGCCAGCTACGTCGCGAGCGAGATCGACGCGACGATCGCGATCGCCACCGACGAGTACGACGACCTGACGTTCAACAAGGCGCTGCGCGAAACCCAGGAGCTGGCTCGGACGCTCCGGCAGTACGCCGAGCACGCCGAGCCCCACGCCGAGACGTTCGAGCGCGGGCTGACGGCGGTCGTCCGGCTGCTGGCGCCCGTCGCCCCGCACGTCGCCGAGGAACTGTCCGAGACGCTCGGCCACGACGAGTTCGTCGTCGACGCCGCGTGGCCGACCGCCCAGGTCGATCGCGATCGCGTCGAGAAGCGCCGCCGGCTGGTCGCGAACACCCGCGAGGACGTCCGCGACATCGTCGAGGTGGCCGGCATCGACGATCCGAAGGGGATCGACGTCGTCGTCGCCCCCGAGTGGAAGTACGACGCCCTCGAGATCGCGATCGAAAGCGACGCCGACAACCTGATCGGCGAACTCATGGGGGAGTCACACATCCGCGAACAGGGCGACGCCGCGGCCGACTACGGCCAGGGCCTCCAGGCTGAGCGCGAGGCGCTCTCGATGACCCTCGACCCGGACGAAGAGCACGCGACGCTGGAGTCGGCGGCGTGGCTGCTCGAGCGCGAGTTCGACGCGCCGGTCCGGGTCGTCCACGCCGACCAGGTCGACGATTCGGTGCTGAAAAACGCCGAACCCGGACGGCCGGCGATCGAGATCGAAGACTGA
- a CDS encoding YqjF family protein yields MTWRDGLFIHWPVDPDDVRPRVPDQLTLETREGEAWLSVIPFVLTNAGIRGTPPIARLAFPELNVRTYVRYRGDPGLYFFSIDVGSAFVATVVGRATRLPVYYARMQVSSGASGVDEVVFASTRNEGTPDLGTPTGGEPPARFSATYRPEGPVFTADEGTLEYWLSERRRFYAPRDGGTLTGEIDHDPWPLQPADVTIHENTMFAANDLPRPTAEPRAYFCDDHRMTGSILRRLRSD; encoded by the coding sequence ATGACCTGGCGTGACGGCCTGTTCATCCACTGGCCGGTCGACCCCGACGACGTTCGACCCCGCGTCCCCGACCAGTTGACGCTCGAGACCAGAGAGGGAGAGGCGTGGCTCAGCGTCATCCCGTTCGTGCTCACGAACGCCGGCATCCGCGGGACGCCACCGATCGCTCGGCTGGCGTTTCCCGAACTCAACGTCCGGACCTACGTCAGATACCGGGGCGATCCGGGCCTGTACTTCTTCAGTATCGACGTCGGGAGCGCATTCGTCGCGACGGTCGTTGGACGGGCGACCAGGCTCCCCGTTTACTACGCACGGATGCAGGTGAGCAGCGGGGCCAGCGGCGTCGACGAAGTCGTGTTCGCGAGCACCCGAAACGAGGGCACTCCCGACCTCGGCACACCGACAGGAGGCGAACCGCCGGCCCGCTTCTCGGCGACGTACCGCCCTGAGGGGCCCGTCTTCACCGCCGATGAGGGAACGCTCGAGTACTGGCTCTCGGAACGGCGTCGCTTCTACGCCCCGCGCGACGGCGGCACACTGACGGGCGAGATCGACCACGATCCGTGGCCGCTCCAGCCGGCCGACGTGACGATCCACGAGAACACGATGTTCGCGGCGAACGACCTGCCGAGGCCGACGGCCGAGCCCCGGGCCTACTTCTGTGACGACCACCGCATGACCGGCTCGATCCTGCGCCGACTCCGATCGGACTGA